Proteins from one Sphingomonas sp. HF-S4 genomic window:
- a CDS encoding SDR family NAD(P)-dependent oxidoreductase, with the protein MTGKVAVVIGGAKGIGLATARALAEEGATVLLTGRRQQEVAAAAGSIGSLALGIEADAASQVDLQRVMREAQRAHGRIDALVLNAGLSEPATIPEETAEHFDLHFAVNVRSALFGIQAALPVLSDGASVVLVGSIADVMGVSPFSTYAATKASLRSYARSWAAELAPRRIRVNVVAPGPTDTDMMAAVSEEMRQMLIAPIPLGRMARAEEVAAAAVFLLSDAASFVTGAELCVDGGMRQV; encoded by the coding sequence ATGACGGGCAAGGTCGCGGTGGTCATAGGCGGAGCCAAGGGGATCGGCCTCGCGACCGCCCGCGCGCTCGCAGAGGAAGGCGCTACCGTGCTGCTGACGGGGCGCAGGCAGCAGGAGGTCGCTGCCGCCGCTGGAAGCATTGGTTCCTTGGCACTGGGAATTGAGGCTGATGCCGCGTCTCAAGTCGACCTGCAACGGGTCATGCGGGAGGCGCAGCGGGCGCACGGTCGTATCGACGCCCTGGTGCTGAACGCCGGCTTGTCGGAGCCTGCGACGATTCCCGAGGAGACGGCAGAGCATTTCGATCTGCATTTCGCCGTCAACGTCCGCAGCGCGCTTTTCGGCATCCAGGCAGCCTTGCCGGTGCTCAGCGACGGGGCCTCGGTGGTATTGGTCGGGTCGATCGCGGACGTGATGGGGGTGTCGCCGTTCAGCACCTATGCGGCGACCAAGGCGTCCCTGCGGTCCTATGCGCGCAGCTGGGCGGCCGAACTCGCGCCGCGCCGGATCCGCGTCAATGTCGTGGCGCCGGGACCGACCGACACGGACATGATGGCGGCCGTCTCCGAAGAGATGCGACAGATGCTGATCGCACCGATCCCGCTCGGCCGCATGGCTCGGGCCGAGGAGGTCGCCGCCGCGGCGGTGTTTCTGCTGAGCGATGCCGCAAGCTTCGTCACCGGGGCGGAACTATGCGTCGATGGGGGCATGCGGCAGGTCTGA